The genomic segment TTCACAACGTATTTGGCTCACTATTTTATAGTTTGTTAAACGTTCAAAACCTAGTTCTATATCACAGAAAAATTGATAGTCTAAATTCGAGTTTAGTTGCTCAATCAATTTTCTATCTGAACAATTAGCATAATGTTTTAAAAACATTAAACCTAGTCTTCCTTTAGGACTAAAAAGATAGTTTCTCCCTTTTGATTGTTCAGAAATACCAAAAGAGCTAACTAAATCATTCCAAGGAATTGCAGAGTAGATTTTACCTAAATCTCCCTCTAAAAATCGCGCATAATGAGCATCATAATTCTCGCTGAGGGGAAAAAATTGAAATGCGGTGTTGCATTTCAGAAATTCTTCGTACTTTCATAATTGTCGAAATTAAAACCCCGTTTTTTGCCTATATTGGCCATTTTCGGGGTTTATTATAGCTACAAAATACAACAAATCCCTCGTAAAAACAAGGGATGCGTTGTTTTATGAAAGCGCCTTAAAAAAACATAGGAAAATGTCTTGTTTAACACAAGAAGCACTTGCCTATGATTTAGATATTCCTGTTTCTCAAATTGGAAGAATTGAAAGAGGGGAGATAAATACAACAATTTCTACCTTATTGGCAATCTCTAAAGCTTTAAATAAAAAGGTTGAAGATCTTTTTGATTTTGATTATTAACTATCTTTTTTAGCTTCTTCTAATAAGGAGTTTAATTGTTTTCTAAAATTATCGGGCAAATCTTTTTTTAATAATGATTTGAACGCTTTATCATGAAATGTATCGTTTTTGCTATCGACATAGCTATTGTATCTAATTGTAGAGAATATGATAACAGATGTTAGAAAAATAGTGAATAGATACAATTGCCATTTAATTTTACCTTTGAAAATAATTTCTTGAGTTGTTTTTAGTGGAAACTTAGACATAATACCTTCAAGGTAACTGTGAATAGCTTTGTAGATAGTTATACTGCTTTTTACCTCTTCATGTAGTTTATCATGTTTTTCTTCAAAACTTTTAATTTTAAGTAAAGTCATTTTACAAACACTAACGACATCGTTACCTATTTTGTTGTTTTTTATATCCCGCACATCATTTTTAAGGGTTTTAAAATCTTCATGTTGTTTTTCTAATTGTAATAAAATTTGTTTTGTTTCTAAATTTTCCATTATTCTTATTATTTAAATTAAACTGTTTTGTTTTTTATACTGTTTTTTTAAAACTTTAGCTATTTATAGTTCTTGTTTTAAGTTATTATCCTGATCTATTGATTTATCAATGTTTTGTAAAATTTTCTTAGTAATACCAGATAAACTATACCCTCTACCTACTGCACTCCCTTTTATTTTAGCCCCATTTTTCTTATAAACCTGAGTTCGACCTAAGGATTTAGCAAAAAAGAGCTAATTGTGCTGTACTTTCTGTTTCAAATTTAATAGATGGTTTCTTTTCTTGAAAAGAATAAGCAATAAGGCTAGCTACTAAATTTGTGATAAAATTACTAAAACTTCTATGTCTAGAATGTTCAGCTTGGGCGATATTTTTAAGTTGGTCATTAATTGTTTCTATAATTGATCTTTTACGCAGTAAAATTTTGTCACGCATTGTCATTAGTACATTTTTCATATTATTTTTAATTCCAGTAACTAAATGCAGTCCGTCTTCAAAAAGTAATTGAGTGATTTCTTTTGAAATATACCCTTTATCTGCGTATAAACTTCCTACAATTTTTTTTAAAAAATTGTCTTCTTTGATTGGTGTTCTATCGTCTACATTGGCTTGGGTGATGATAAAGTTCAGAATATCACCTTTATCATTTACTAATAGATGTAATTTAAAACCATGGAACCATCCCATGGTAGACTTTCCAGTAGTCGCAATTCCTTTAAAGACTTTATTATTTTTAATTCTCTTTTTGTCACACACTCTCAAAGGAGTTGAATCTATAAAGGATATCCCTGTACATTTACCCAAACAACAGGTTTTCATAAACACTATCAAAGGAAGCATATTGCTTTGCATTAGCTCAACAAAACGATTATAAGAAACTGTCTCAGGGAATTCATCAGTTAAATGCTTTTGAACATAGAAAAGGTAAAAATGTTTGAATGTTCTAATATTACTTGTGTGAAAAAGAACAGTTATGGTTAATATTTCACTTGTGGACATTTTAAAAGAACGATTTCTTTTCTTTTTTCCGCCTGAAATCGTTCTTTTTTGTAAAGCAGGCTCAAAAACTTGACAAAAATCGTCAATATCACAAAAAATTGTAGTAATTTTATCTATAGAAATCATAAGTAGAATTTTAGTTAAAAATTTGATATTCAGCATTTAAATATACTAATTTTCTACTTTTTTTACAATAAAAAAATAGGCTTTCTTACGTCGAACTCAGGTTATAAATAAAACTCACACCTCGTCCTTTTAAAACTTTATAATTATAGATTGCCATGATTTCTATAAATTGTTGGAAGGATCTTGAAGCTAAAATTGCAGCATCAATGTCTTCTTTAATTTTTTCAATAGAAGTGTTTTTATTCTTAGTACTATAATTAGATATTTGCTCTAAATCATAGATTTGCTCAATTTTCCGACATATTTCTCTTGCTCTTAAATGGCTAAACGAATCGGATAAAATTGAACCATCATTCTTTACTTTGTTTAAAGCAATGTGTAAATGAGGGTGTTCACGATCATAATGTTGATACGTAATGCTCATGCAATCATTTGCATTAAAAGCTTTAATAAAATCTTCCGAAATGTTTTTCATTTTAAAAGAGTTTATTTTTTCACTTTTAGGAAACGATAACACAATATGCATTAGGTTTTTTGTACATCTATTATTTAGTGACTGTGTTTTTTTAAACTCTTTAACCACTTCTGTTATCTTTAAATTAGGTAGTATATTGTTAGAAGTAATTACCTGATTATCTTTTGTCGTTATGTATTGTAAAAGTTTTAAGCATCCTTTACCACTACCTGTTAATATTTTTGCGATCATAATAATTATTTATTTTTTCAAGAGATAGTTTTATGTGATAAATCGTTTTTTCTAATGATATTTTTTCAGTAAGTTTTAAAGTCTTGTTGTACTTAATTAAAGTCCATAAGTTCTTTCCTATTATACCTAATTCATTTTGAAGCTTCAGCGTGTTTTTATCTGGTAAAGCTTGTATGTATAATTTTTTATTTTCAATTAAATGAATTAGGTAGCTGGAAATAGAAATGTTGTATTTCTTTTTTAATTTTAATAACTCTAACTTTGTTTCAGGAGTAACTCTAAGATATATGCGTTCAGTTTTTTTTATAGAACTCATACCTATTTATCTGTAATTGAATTGAAAGATTTTCTAAGAAGCATTTCTTCAATATCTATCTGATTAAAGAAAACCCTTCCACCGATACGAATTGGAGTTAAGTCTCCTTTCTCAATCCAATTATATAAAGTAGGCCTGGTGGTTTGAAATAATTCAACCAATTTGGAAATCGTATATAGATTTAACTCTTTTTTAGGAGCTAAGCTTTCTTTTGAATCCAATTTTTCTTTTAGAAATTTAATAATGGAATTGGATTCATTTTCGTTTTTGTTGTCTAATTTTAAAGGTGTAAATTCTCTAATCCCTTTTTCATCAATAATTAATAGTCTCATTATATTCATTATTTAGTGTTATTTGACAACAAAACTAATAGCTATACTTTATGGTAATTAATGGTAGCGTACGTAAATTTTATGTACGCTACCAGCAATTAATTAACAATCTTTTACTTCATTATATATTCTTTTAAAAGATTTGTAAGCTAAGGGGTTTTCTAGAATCCACTCAGATCCCAAAATGATTTTAGAAATTGCCTCTAAGTATTTGCTTTTTCTTTTAGCATTACTAATGTTTACTTTCTTATCTTTAGTAAGTGTTTCATATAAATTGCAGGGATATTGAGGATGTATTTTATCTACAGTTTCAAATTTTGAAATATCCCTATTTTTGATGTTTAAGTAAAAACGAACCCTAGTTTTTTTTATAACATCATAATAATCTAAGATACTTCTTCTACGATCGTTTTTTTCAAGTAACATTTCTTCAATTACTGCAATAGCTCCTATTCTTATAGATATCGTATTTAATTCTCTGTACTTTTTTTTATCATATAATTGTAATAGAATTTTTAAAAGTTCTTTAGTTTTCATGCAATTTATAGTTTTGCTTGTGTTCAAGGTGGTAAGGTCTTTTGTGAGTGCGGCAATTGCACTTTCATTTTCTATTATTTTTAGTAGTTCTTCTTTCATGATTTATAGTGATAGACCATTGTCCATGTCATTTTGGTTATTTTTATCAATTTTATTACTTAAATCATATTTTATAAATATGTTTTCAATTATTTTTTCTTGAATTTTTTGTATAAAATTTAATTTTCTCTCAAAAAATAAAAAATTCTCTTTTATATCTAAACAAAAAAATAAAGACCTCATTTCATTTTTCTTATAATGTTCTTTTAGAAACAAGTTGCAGTTATATAGTAATTTCTTTATGGCAATATTATCTATATCACAATTCTTATGTATCAAGTCTAAAATCACTTCTTTAAATTTATTCTCAGGAATAGATCTTATAATTTCAGAATTAGTAAGTTTCAGTTGATTTTCGAAAGGTCGGATGATTAAAAAAGTTATTTCTTTCATTAAGTAGTATCCTAACTCAAAATTTCTGATAAGACTAATATCATCGATAAATACCTTTTGAATAAAATTGTTTAAAGAGGGGTTCGCTTTAATGTTCAAATTATAATCCGTAGACTTTAGTTTTAAAAGTAAACTACGTAAATCTTCATCTTTTTTGTTTTTTTTTAATTGAATAAAATAGTACATGTATTTTTTAATTGTTCCAAGTATGTTTTCATCAGATTTCAATATCACATCGAATCTTATCTGGGCTTTTTTAAGATCTTCTGAAGGTTTAAATAGTAGTTTCATTGTTGATAAAGAGGCAAGGAAATTTATAGATCCTTTTTCAGATAAAAATTTCTTTTCTTCTTTCGGAAAAACTAAATCTCTCTCTTCTGTAATTAAGTCGATTTTTTGTCTAGTATCGACAGGTAGAATATTTATCATTTGATTTTAATTTTTGAAGGTTTTTTTAACTTTTACATTACGATACTCAAACACCAAATTCTTTTTTATAGAACTTTATGGTTACTAATTTCACTAAAACATCTTTTAGAGTATTCTCATTTGAATAAGTATTTTTGATTTTAGCTTTCGAAATAATTTGCTCACTTTTTTATTGATTAATAGGCTTCATTTATGAATTTTAATTTATTATATTTCCTTGTTTTTTATGTTAAAATTTCACGGATCTTCTATTATTAAATTAGGAATTAAGTAGTTTATTGAAAAATTACGAACATGCTGATTTTAACCGTTAAAATTTATGGTTATAATAAGTTATAACATTTTATTTAAATAAAATAAATTAATTTTAAATACCTATTATTTAGAGTATTAAAATTATTTAAGAAGAGTTTTAAGTATTGTTATTAGTTTTTTTGAGCTCTGAATTTTGAAAATTTTACCAGGAGCTAATGTCTTTTATTGAAAATTTTAAGATTATGTTTTTATTAAATGATATTATCATTTTTTATTTAAATTTAATGAATTAAGATTTTTATTAAATATATGATAATTAGAAATTGACGCAAATTTTTAAATAAAAGCGATATCATTTATTTGGCACATTATATCTTTATGAGCTGATAAGCGAATAAACAAGTTTGGAAATGGGAGGTACGTACATTTACACAACTTGCTAACCTCAAAAGAGGATAGTTAGTTACTTAATGGGAAATAAAATTTTTAGATAGATTGTGACTCGGCAGATTTGCGAGCAATCATTTTTAGGATGTCTTGGTGTCTAAAAAAACGCGACCACCAATTTTTACTGGTATAAGATCTCCGCGTTCTATCCATGAGTATAATGAGGGTCTTGTTGTAAGGAGCTTTAAAAGAGAAGTAAATGTGTGTAGTTCTAATTCTTTAGTGACTGGTTCTTTTTTATCTTGATTGATACTTTCTTTTAAAAGTTCAATTATAGATTTTGAATCAGTTTTATCTTGTGGGTTTGGATTAGCTTCGATAAATTCTCTAAAACCATTTTTGTCAATAATTAATAGTTTCATCGCATACATTATTTTATGTTATTTGACAAAACTATTGCAAGAATGTATACTAAATTGCTACTCATGAACATAGAAAAAGTGTACGCATGTAGCTTTAGATTAACAATTTTTTACATTATCGTAAGTTTTTACTAAAGTTATAACTACCTTTTTATTTTTTTAAATCCAGCTACTTCCAGATATAATTAGTGCTATAGCATCTTTGTAAGTCCCTTTTTTTCTACCATTAAATCTGTTTATTTTAGAATCATTTGTATTGGAGTCATAAAATCTACAAGGATATTGAGGCTGTATTTTCTGCACAGTATCAAATTTTTGCATCTCTCTATTTCTTAACTCATCTGGAAACCTAACTTTTGCTTTAATTATTATATTATATGGTGGATTATCTCTATTGGGTTCATTTTTTTCGATAATCATTTCTTCAGTTATTGCAATCGCTCCTATTCTTAAAGATATAGTATTTTTTTTCTGTAATTTTCTAATCCCATAATAGCAACAGCTGCTTTAGAAAAGTAAAGGGCTGTGACTGGATCTATCTTTTTACCTTTGGTTGATAGTATTAGTTTTAATGCTTAGTGAGAATAAAAAATCTCTCATTCGGTTTTCTTTGGAGTCATATATAAACTCATTAGTTTTGTATATAAAAACTTTACTTTCTACATCTTTAAAATTAGCTTTAGTAAATTCTGTTTCGATTAAATTAATCATAACTTTTTTCAAAATTTTCCTTTTCAATTTTTTGAATAACTTCATAAGGTTTTAATTTAATTTTTGGAATCTGATTTAATTTATAACTTATTCTTCTCATAAGATATCTCCCAAGTTCTTCGTTTCGTAAAACACTTATTTCATCAATAAATTTTCCTTTTACTAAAATTGAATTTATTTTTAATTTTAAAAAAGCTTTTCCTTGTTCAAACCGAACAAGTTCTTTTTCAGAATATAGCAAATTTATATCTTTATAATCTGGAATATATTGTAAGTAAACCATTTTGTTGTTTATTATTAAAATTATTGCTAAATTGGGTAATGGTACAGAATAGTTGATGATAAATTTCTAAAACATAAAATAGTTCTTTCTGACCTTGGTGGTTCAAATTAGTTGATGAAAAAGTTATGAAACGAGCTTGCGAACAACATTTAACCAAATAAATAAAATGCTAAATGAAATGTAAAAAGTGTAAGAGATTAGCCGTTAAAAATGGTAAACAATCAAATGGGAGACAACGATACTATTGTAAAAGTTGTAAATGTAGTTTTCAAAGAAGTTATATATAAAAGGCTTATAGGGAGAATACAGATAAAAACATTTATCTCTTCTTAAGAGAAAGTGTTGGAATAACTGCAACTGTACTGTGATTTCTTAATCTTAGTTATTCGTAAGCAACTCATTGACTATATAAAATCTGTATTAAGAAACTGTAAAGTTGCTTTTTACTTTCAAAATAAAATATAGATTCATAAAATTATGAATATTAAATTATCGAAAGATGACCAATAATTGTTATATATGATAATTATCATTTTTTTAAATTTATGAATTATATATTTTAGCAATTCTATAATGTAGAAAGATAATGTTTCTTTATTATTTTTATACTCTAGGAAAAGATTCTTTTAAAAAAGAAAATAAAAAATGATGTCAATAATAAATACAAATCTCAAAATTATATTAGTATTACAGCCTTGCTTGATACTTTCTCAAATAGCTTCTGAACAGTATCTCAATTATTAATATTTTTTTAGAAAATTTCCTTATTTTTGATTACATAAATAAAAAATTATGAAAAAAATAACTGGCTTTATTTTAATGCTACTAATCACCATTTTTTCAAAGGCTCAAACCCCACCTGTTCAATTGAATTCTTACGCACCTTCGTCTCCTAATATTGCTTCTCTTGGGAAATATGCAGATTATCCTGTAAGTTTAAATACTGGCACTGTTAACATTTCAGTTCCTTTGTATACCTTAAATACTTCTTCTATTACTTTACCAATCTCTATTAGTTATCATAGTTCAGGAATTAAGGTAAATGACAGAGCTTCGAGTGTAGGTTTAGGCTGGAGTCTAAATGCAGGAGGTGTTATTACTAGAACTGTAAAAGGGAGTCCTGACGGGTATGTTGATAGACCACCAGCCCCAAATGCTGTTGATTATCAGTATTTTGGAGACCCTTTAGCAATGACAAATGACCCAAGATGGATAAACCCAAATGCTAACCCTTATTGGTTTAGTCTATTTATCGATGAAAACTATATGAGTCCAAGTGAGTTAAATAAAAAAATCTATTTAGATAAACTTGTTAGGTTTAAAACAAAAGATGGAGAACCAGATAAATTTATTTACAATTTTAATGGTAATGTTGGAGGTTTTTTTTTAGATGGAATACCTAGAAAAGTATATTCATCTTCTTATGAAACAGTGAAAATTGAAGAAAATATCAATAATTATGATGGGGGGGACATCAGCATAACTACTCCAGACGGTATATTGTATAAATTTGGTAAAGATTTTCAAGGAAATTCTGTAACAGAAAAAACAATTCCTTCTAGTTCTACTCAATCAGGTACAACTAGTTACATAAATCCCAACTACATTTCTTCTTGGTATTTAACTGAGATTGTTTCGGCGAATAAATTAGATACAATTAGTTTTAAATATAAGAGTTACTCTAATCCTGAAAGTTTTTTTTCACAAGGATTTAGTAAAATAATAGACGGTTATCAATTAAGTTCTGATGTAAGTTCAAATACTATTGGCGATTGTACTGCTTTAAAAGTAAATTACTCAGGTGTAAGTAGAGAATCTAAATATTTAAAGGAAATCTTATTTAAGTCTGGAAAAATAGTATTCAACTCTGTTAAAGATAGAGAAGATAGTGCTGAATACAGATTATCAAGCATTGAAATTTATAATAAAATTAAAAATACCTATAGTAAAATCAAAAGTATAATTCTAGACAATAATCATTATTTTAATAGGACTACATTTGGGAACTTTATAGAACCTTTAAGTAGTAATGCACCAACCAAATCTTTAAAATTAAAAGAAATTGTCTTTAACAGTAGTAATAATGTAGAAGAAAAAAAATATTCATTTAAATATAATTCTGGACAATTACCTAAAAGAAATAGCACTGCTCAAGATTATTGGGGATATTATAATGGAAAAACATCCAATAGTTCTTTAGTTCCTGAAGCCACATATTATAAAACTCCTTCATGTTTTAACCAAACGTTCACTTCAGATAGAAAAGCTAGTTCAGTACATATGAAAGCTGCAGTGTTAGAAGAAATAAAGTACCCAACAAAAGGAATTGTTAAATTTGATTTTGAACCCCATTATGCTAAAGATGGAAACAATGTTTCAATTCCAGTTGGAGGTTTACGCATAAAGTCTATAAAACATTTTATTAATGATGTTACCGACATCCCTTCTCTGATAAAAAGATACACCTATAATGGAGAAGCTTACGCAGGGGATGGAAAAATGCTGTACAAATACGATAATAATAAAACTCAATCAGTCTCTATTCCTGGTAGCCCTTTTTCTGGTGGTGTACGTCCTTCTTATAAATATGAAAATTACAGTTCAGACCCGGTTGATATAAAATCTAATAATGGCTCTCCAGTAGAATACTCTAAGGTCACAGAATTTAATAGTCAACAAGGAATATCAGGAAAAACAGTTTACAATTATAAGCCTTCTGTTTTAGATTTTCAAGGGCTACCTATACTTCATACTCCGTATCCAAATGTTGAACTATCTTTTTACCCTCAATGGCAACAAGGAAGATTAGAATCAAAAGAAGTTTACAGTTATGAAAACAATGCTTATTCACTAGTTTTAAGACAGAAAAATCTTTATACAAATCTAAAACAAAAGATAATTAAAGCTTTAAAAGCACAGGTCTATGTTCAAGATTCTAATGAAGGAGGGTTAGGAATTGTTGCCTTTAATTACAATATACTTTTAGGTAAAAGCGCTATTCATAAAACAATAACTGAAAAATATAAAAATGGTCAATTAGTTATATCTTCATCATCAGATTATGAATATGAGCAAGAACACTTTTTGTTAAAAAAAGAAATTAGTAATACGAGTGTTATCAATAATAAAATTGAAACTCAATATGAATACCCTCATACGATTGAAAATACTTCAGCGGTAACCAATAAGTTAAAAGATAATTTTATGTTAGTACCAGCTATACAAACTAAAATGTATAAAGATAAAGCTGGATTAAAAAAATTACTATCTGCTAACTACATTGTTTATAAAGACTGGGGCAATAATGTTATTCTACCTAACTTAGTCCAAACTGCAAAAGGAACAAGTACATTTGAAGACAGGATAGTTTATCATGATTATGACGATAAGGGAAATCCTACAGAGGTTAGCAAGAAAGATGGTTTAAAAATTTATTATGTTTGGGGTTATCAACAAACAAAACCCATTGCCAAAATTGTAGGATACACTAGCTTCACTTCCGCTCAACAATTAGCTATAAACAATGCAGTTTTAGCGTCAAATAGTGATACTAGTAGATGTTTAGACTCAGAGAGTTGTAATGAGAAAACATTACGAGAAAAGTTAGGTTTAGTAAGAGCTTTGCTCCCCAACGCTCAAGTTACTACATACACTTACGACCCTTTAATTGGAGTTACTAGTATTACAGATCCGAGAGGCTATACGATGTACTATGAGTATGATACCTTTAACCGCCTAAAACAAGTTAAAGATGCTGCTGGCAAGATATTAACTGAGAATGAATATAACTATAAAAACTAAGATATGAAAAAGCTACTTATATTGTGTTTGACACTTTTATTTTTTAGTTTTATTACAAGCGCCCAAGATACAAACTTAACCGTTTTTGATGATGACCCTGTGGTACCTATTGGACCAGGAGGCCCTGGGGGTCCGGGAGATCCAGCAACACCTATTCCTATCATTTCTGGTCTTACTTCTGTTAAAGTAAATGATATTAAAACGTACTTGCTAAGCCCCGCTCCTGCCATAAACTTAAATCAAAAAGGTATTTGGGCAGTTACCAAGGGGGTTATTTTAAGTCAATCCAATACAAATATTCAAATAAAATGGACTGCCTCTGGGAGTGGGTCGATAACATATTTAATTGTAGACAAGCAATTTGAAGAACTTATTTTTAAAACAGTCTCTTTAAACGTTGTTATAGGGTCATCTACTGGAAGTTCAACACCAAATCCAACACCGAATCCAACAACTAACTTAAGTAACGAGAATTACATTTACACAATAACACCACGAAAAGCAACCACAGATGTATCTGGTCTTTCAAATGATGAGAAAATTGAAAATGTCACTTATTTCGATGGTTTAGGAAGAGCGAAACAATCTATAGCTATAAGAGCTGGAGGGCAAAAACAAGACATTGTTACTCATATCGAATACGATGCATTCGGGCGTCAAGCAAAAGAATATTTACCATTTGCAGCTACAACTAATAATGGACTTTACAGGACAGGAGATTTAGCAACCACTACAAATCACTATTACAAAACAAAATACGCAGAAGATTTTGCAGGAGTTACAGTACCTAATACAAATGCCTACTCACAAAAAGTATTTGACAAATCTCCGTTAAACCGAGTTTTAGAACAGGCAGCTCCAGGAAAAGATTGGAAAGTGGGCGCTGGGCATACCATACAATTTGAATATGCTACCAATACAGCTACAGAGGTAAGACAGTATTATGTGACCACTACTTTTTCAAACAATACTTACACTCCTACTTTACAATTAAATACATCTATTAATTCTGGTTATTACAAAGCTTCTCAATTATACAAAACTATAACCAAAGATGAAAACCATACTGGCACCACTAAAAATCATACTACAGAAGAGTTTAAAAATAAACAAGGTCAAGTTGTTTTAAAAAGAACTTATGCAGATATCGATTTAAATGGAGATGGAGACACTGCTGATACTGGAGAGCAACAGGCTAAACATGATACGTACTACGTATATGATGATTTTGGAAACTTAACCTATGTTTTACCTCCTAAAGCAGAGGCAAACACATCTAAACCAAATTCAACAAAATTGTCAGAATTATGTTATCAATACAAATATGATCATAGAAATCGTTTGGTTGAGAAAAAAATACCAGGAAAAGGTTGGGAATATATTATATATGACAATTTAGACAGACCTGTGCTGACTCAAGATGCTAATCAAAGAACGCCTAAAAAATGGTTATTTACCAAATACGATCAATTAGGTAGAGTTATATATACAGGAATTTATACACATGCTTCTTTGTCAAGCAGGACAAGCATGCAAACAACTTTTAAAAACAAAAGTGAAGCTCAAAACTATGAGACAAAAGTAACATCAGGAACAGGTTACAGTGGAACTTATTACTCGAATAGCGATTTTCCAAATTCAAATTTAGAAATATTAACTGTAAGTTATTATGATAATTATACCTTTAATAGAGCTGGCGCTGGAATATCTGTCACCACAAATGGCGTTACATCAACAAGTAATGTAAAAGGACTGGTTACTGGAAGTCGTATAAAAATCTTAGATACAAACCCAGCAAAATGGATTACAACAGTAAGCTATTACGATGCTAAGGCTCGACCAATATATACTTACTCAAAAAATGAATATTTAAACTCCTTAGATATTGTAGAGAGTAAATTAGATTTTGTAGGAAAAGTTATAGAAACAAAATCTCATCATTCTAAAACAGGAGATAATATAGCCTCTACAATAATTATTAAAGATGATTTGACATATGATCATATGAATAGACTAAAAAAGCATAGTCAAACCATTGGGACACATACCGAGACGATTGCGGAAAATACCTATGACGATTTAGGGCAACTGATAACTAAAGGAGTTGGAGGTGAATCTAGCAATACTAATAGATTGCAAATGGTAAATTATAAATATAATGTTAGAGGGTGGCTGAGAGGTATCAATGACAATAATACCAGTAATGCTTCAGTTTCACTAGCATCAGGAGATTTATTTGGCTTTGAAATTAACTATAACAGCCCAAGTACAGGAGGAACTGCTTTATATAATGGGAATATAAGCCAAACCTTATGGAAAACAACAAGTGCTAACCCATCTGGAAACACGATTAGTAATAAATATTCATATTCTTACGATGCTTTAAATCGAATTACAAGTGCAAATGATAATACAGGAAGATATGATGTTTGGGGAATTGTGTATGATAAAAA from the Polaribacter cellanae genome contains:
- a CDS encoding DUF6443 domain-containing protein; this translates as MKKLLILCLTLLFFSFITSAQDTNLTVFDDDPVVPIGPGGPGGPGDPATPIPIISGLTSVKVNDIKTYLLSPAPAINLNQKGIWAVTKGVILSQSNTNIQIKWTASGSGSITYLIVDKQFEELIFKTVSLNVVIGSSTGSSTPNPTPNPTTNLSNENYIYTITPRKATTDVSGLSNDEKIENVTYFDGLGRAKQSIAIRAGGQKQDIVTHIEYDAFGRQAKEYLPFAATTNNGLYRTGDLATTTNHYYKTKYAEDFAGVTVPNTNAYSQKVFDKSPLNRVLEQAAPGKDWKVGAGHTIQFEYATNTATEVRQYYVTTTFSNNTYTPTLQLNTSINSGYYKASQLYKTITKDENHTGTTKNHTTEEFKNKQGQVVLKRTYADIDLNGDGDTADTGEQQAKHDTYYVYDDFGNLTYVLPPKAEANTSKPNSTKLSELCYQYKYDHRNRLVEKKIPGKGWEYIIYDNLDRPVLTQDANQRTPKKWLFTKYDQLGRVIYTGIYTHASLSSRTSMQTTFKNKSEAQNYETKVTSGTGYSGTYYSNSDFPNSNLEILTVSYYDNYTFNRAGAGISVTTNGVTSTSNVKGLVTGSRIKILDTNPAKWITTVSYYDAKARPIYTYSKNEYLNSLDIVESKLDFVGKVIETKSHHSKTGDNIASTIIIKDDLTYDHMNRLKKHSQTIGTHTETIAENTYDDLGQLITKGVGGESSNTNRLQMVNYKYNVRGWLRGINDNNTSNASVSLASGDLFGFEINYNSPSTGGTALYNGNISQTLWKTTSANPSGNTISNKYSYSYDALNRITSANDNTGRYDVWGIVYDKNGNIKNLKRDGHLNSSYTSFGQMDNLTYSYDSGNKLMKVSDALANDQFGFKDDALNNTADSSNDYSYDANGNMLTDVNKGITSISYNHLNLPKSVTLAGGTITYKYDATGVKQSKVADGKLTEYAGNFIYKKIGTGTKTLEFFNHAEGYASPNGTSGNVWKYVYQYKDNLGNVRLSYSDSNNDGVIQASTEILQERNFYPFGLEHKGYNNVVIGSENNHKTFHGQHLDRDLGLDWHFYRYRTYDRTIGRFLQIDPLAPAYEYNSTYAYAENNVTSGTDLEGLELSFDLEGNKATAHRGGFATWTKKTHTLQEIRSIMNQRKAQIKALQKKIASLPTRKPAVIKDGNISLAEFGMRYPQSGYSLANSLNAGIREATLDVAMGGAIVQLGRLYRKASSVWNMNRFTRGRSIENMLGANTQWARNFPVIDKIVDGVATSIKSMDLGAKSYQKGNKVFNTLKGYIDKLDGFSGAAWGNKATGTFADIQKGRDFTSKSLELAVETGAGNTKQWEQIQKAVNYALDKNINFTIKFID